The following is a genomic window from Neurospora crassa OR74A linkage group III, whole genome shotgun sequence.
GTGACACGCTTATGTTGCCTAGCGGGCTGGGCAGTGCAgctggaagtggaaggtcgAGCGCCGTCTCTAGCAGGAGGGGATCGGCTGAGATGCAGAGGAGGTGAAGAGCCCTGATGCAAAAGCCTTTTGGCCGCTGGTTGGGTAACTACcgaaagggcaagggcaagttCAGAGTGCAGATTGAAGTGAGGGTTGAGGTGGGGTTTGATTGGTTTTTGGGCTGTTGGTTCACGACTTTTGCGAGTCTGAACTGTGGGCGGGTGCCCGCTTCGGCCTCGAGCGATTCTCTCGCAtgattcttcttcttcttttttatttctttttcttttcttttgtttatACGTGGTTTCAACATTATACCCCCCCTTGCACAGGCATCGGTTTAGGAAGGTTGCGGAGGTGACATTACGCACTCACCGAGTTGGCAACTGGCAGGAAGTTTTGGTTTAGCATGTTTTATTTCtacttcttttcttttcttctttcttcttttgggtATTAGAcgagggaggaggtgaagaaaaTTTGGGGCCTGGATAGGAAGTCAAAAAGTTCTTTTGGGTTTAACTTTGTGTGTATTCATTATCAGCATTGCTGTCTTCAACACAGCGGCATATTTACTGGCGTTTAGAGCGGGGATCAAAATGAATTGAATGGGCTGCCCGCGAGTGGCTATGAAGAGCATTCGAGTAGCTTTGATACAAAGCATGAAGCATATGAAGCCATGTACTACTATAGAGTGTCAACGTAAAGTGAACAAATGTAAACACTTATTACTGCAGTTTGCTTGTTTCATTCTCCCTGTAAGCGACCTAACCTGTGAACATGGTATCGGTGCTGTGAGTGCCAACGCACAAGGTCCGTCAACATCCTATACCTCTATCAAGCCCATGCTTGACGCCAGGATGTCACGATGCCAATAGGTAATGTGACTCAACAGCCCGACGACCAAATGCTTCATCCATGTCAcgatcagcatcagcagtcTCTTCGCCTCCTGTGTCGGATGTCAAGCCAAGAGATGAGAAGTGTGGAGGAGTGGTTGGAGTGGACGGATGTGGAACCGGGGGCCGAGGTCGAAAGACAATGCCACCGTAATCGGAGCTCAATTGACCTGTTCTCCATGAACTGTTGCAGTGGACGACGACACgcgtacatacctctacacagtACACCCACGCAGGAATCATTCTCAGAACATTACTTGGCGAACAAGACCAGACAAGCATCCGCCATTTCGTCATCAAGACCTGAACTTTCCCCACAAACCGTAATATACTACATTAGCATCTGGTCTTCCGTTCGTGCGCCTGGGAGCACTGAGCACAGAGCTTCCCGATCTCGCAATTTTGGAAGCGGGAACCCCCAGTTCCGTCCGGGACCGGCGGTGGCAGTGCCACTACAGTAGTACTGACCTGGACCTCGACAGTCTGCTGTTGCCAGTGTCAATGCGGACCGGTCTCCCACGATTTCGCGGGGTTCATTGTGGGGATAGCTCCGGGTGGAAAGAGGGATGGAGGAAGACTGATGTTATGGACGTTATAGTGAGGTCATTGTCATAGTCATCGCGGAGGGGCTGGTAGGAGCAGAGAGCAGATAACCTTCGGTGTAGTCAGCTCGAAGAGGCTCTTGCCAGTTTGACAGTTGCTTTTCGGCTTCAAGTGGCACTCTTGACAGCTTCAACGGCCTCCACCTGTGAGTCCCTCTGGAGGCCATGCCAAATCCATGTGCCGCTGCTTCCCATTATCCATTCTCCCACAATCAAGAAgaaaattgaaaaaaaaaaaaaaaaaggggagaAATGTCTACGAACAATGAAACCGAGTAGTGAAGAATGAGCCGCTGCGATGCTATCGTCGCACGAATCTGGGGTGCATAAAGCCATCCCAAGCAAGAGTTAGGGGTCTTGCAGTGATGTTGAACGGCAATTGCCGGCCGATTGGAGGTTCAAACTTCAAAGGATGCCTTGCCAAGAAACCAACGGCCAGGCAGCTCCAGGCCCGGCTCCAGCCGAGGCGTTTTCTCTTAGCAGTGGATCAGTCTTGCCGGGTTTTGCCAGCCGGCACCCCTCAGCTCCCGTCTCCAAGCGGGGACCTTATCGATAAGCGGCTGGCATGGCGGGAAATCCAGTTGGCCGCCGCGGTTAGTCACCGTCATCGATTGTGGGTAAGGCGACTGCAGTGCTGTGTGCATCTTCCAACAGCAGGGGCATCAATTGATTTGGATGACTCTTCGACCGCTAGACGACAGTATCCTGACGCCCGCATATGCCATACCTTACTTACCTTGGGTACATACTACCTTGGCTTCCATTCGGGTTCGACTCAGACGGCGAGAAGAACATCACCGAAACTTCGCTTCTACTTCAAGGCATACAAGAAGGCACACTCTTCAGCCTTTTCTTTGCCATTACTACCTATCGATCCATACTCCATTCGTTCTGTTCTTACATCAGGTTTAGTTTTGCATCTGACATATACTCCATCTACTTGTGTCTTTGAAGCTCTTTACTTACGTACCTACTTATCGTTGTCTGACCAGAATAACGTCTCACCGTTTACTGGTACCTCTGTCTCCCACGTCCCTACAAACTAATATCAGCTTGAATACCTACTGCCTTTCGTCCCAACTGTTTCTGGCCCAATGATTCTTAGGATATATTCCATAGCTTACTTGTGATCTTTTCAACACTTGGTTCTTGACCCCTCTTGTCGCTCACCTCCCGACCGCAGCCATGGCATCAAAACAGGCACCGCACGAACGACGAAAAGGCGAAGCTGCCCTTAGCGACTTTGCCGAGTACGTCGAGAGACAGCAAGCATTGCGCTACCCAAACAAGGCTGCCCAGAGCCAGACTGCGACAACATCAGCAGCGACAGGCCCAAGCTCAACATTATCCTCAAAAATCGCCCCCGAAGTCGAACATCATGCTGAGCTCGACGACATCCTCGACAGCCTCAACCTCTCCGAGCCCGGTCCGCGAATAAGACTCCGCGACCTTCTGCTGTCCGCCCCTGACGATGACGCCTCCCTCCAGAAACTCGCCGACATCGTCGGTGAGCGGTTGGACGAAGGACACGGCGAATCCGTCTTCGACATCGGCTTCGAGAACCATGGCGAGAGCCTAAAGTTGACCAAGGAGGATTGGGAGGTGGCATACAAGAGGTTATCGCAGGCCGCAGCCCAGATTGATGCTGACTGCCAGCTGCTACTAACCAAGAATTTGGGCGGCGATCTCGACGGTACCCCAACCCGCGATGGCGACGTGAGCGGCAAGGTGATGATCCGTCGACGCCCGTCCGCAGCCGAGGAGGTTATCGAAACGCGAATAGCAGTCGTGGGCAATGTCGACGCTGGCAAATCCTCGATGCTGGGTGTTCTGGTCAAGGGCGACTTGGACGACGGTCGCGGTCGCGCACGCGTGAATCTTTTCCGACACAAGCACGAGATTGAGACCGGTCGTACGTCTTCCGTCGGCATGGAAATCATGGGCTTCGACTCGCACGGTCAGACCATTCTTTCCGACACCCCCGGTCGCAAGCTCTCGTGGGAGGAAATAGGCAAGCGCAGTGCAAAAGTAATCACTTTTACCGATCTTGCTGGGCATGAACGGTATCTAAGGACGACCGTCTTCGGCTTGTTGTCATCGTCGCCAAATTACTGCCTGCTAATGGTAGCGGCCAACAACGGGCTAATAGGCATGTCCAAAGAGCATCTTGGTATTGCTTTGGCGCTGAACGTGCCAATAATGGTGGTCATTACCAAGATCGACATCTGCCCGCCTAACATCCTGGAACAGACCATCACCCAGATCACCCGCATCTTGAAGTCTCCTGGTGCGAGGAAGATCCCCATTTTCATCAAGAACCATGAGGAATGCATCAACACGGCCACTCAGTTCGTCTCCCAGCGCATCTGCCCCATCTTCCAGGTCAGCAATGTAACAGGCGAGAACTTGAGCTTGGTCCGTTCGTTCCTCAACATCTTGCCGCACCATGGACGGTACGACGCCGACGCGCCTTTCGAGTTTCATGTCAATGACACTTTTAGCGTCCCCCACGTCGGCACGGTCGTCTCGGGAATCGTCAAGTCGGGGGTCATCCATGCGGGTGATGAGGTTTACCTGGGGCCGGATGGCTTGGGCAAGTTCACGACCACGGCCATCAGGTCGATTGAGCGGAAGAGGATAGGCGTCCCGGCGGCGAGCGCGGGACAGTCAGCCAGCTTCGCGTTGAAGAGGGTCAAGAGAAAGGACGTTCGTAAGGGAATGGTGGTGCTCTCCAAGACTGAAAGTGGACCGCCGAAGGTGTATCGGGAGTTCATTGCTGAAGGTAAGTAAACACAGCGCTTCCTTTTGTCTTTACTTTCCTCTGCCCCTTGGTGCCATTCAAAAAATTCTGTATGTATCCTAACGTGCACTagtcctcatcctctcccACGCAACCACCATCAAAACCAAATACCAGGCCATGCTTCATGTCGGCCCCGTCTCCCAGACATGCGCCATCATCGACGTTGATCGTCCGTTTATCAGGACCGGCGATCGGGCTACCGTCGCGTTTCGGTTTGTCCAGAGACCCGAATACCTAGTCCCGGGAGACAGACTTCTCTTCAGAGAAGGCAGAACCAAGGGGTTGGGTATCGTCAAGAGTGTGGGGTATGATCCTGAACGGCCGTTGGGCGGGGTTAATGTAGGTGAAGGGGGTGATAAGGTGGCTGCGGGCGTTGAAGATGTCAAACATGAGGGTGGCGGTAACGAGGTGAAGGTTGGTGCTTAGTGACCTGGCACCTGGTGCTGATTTGGCGTTGGGCAGATGATGTTGTGATGACCCAAGTTGGGGGCCGCGttacctttttttctttatactttctTTGATGCATGGCCTCATCTCCTCGTTTTGATGGCTCATATACGGAGCGGCGCAGTCAGGGCACAGTACAGAACTAGTGGTGACCCACTACTTGCAGATATTcaagtagtagtaggagtagtagtagtagtagtatcaTGGACGATATGGCTTTTGTATGTGTCGGTGGAAGATGAGTGACCTACAGGTATTCTCAAATGAACATATGAAAATTCTTGAGCAACGTACTGTATTCTTTGTACGAGCGATCCTTTTCAGCCTCCtcaggaggaaggagattgCCTGGCTATCAATGCTCCATGGCCGGGAATAACAATGGTATATCTGTGCCGTGATCTATCTTTCGGCTCTAACGACAAACGATGAACGTGATGTGATGACGGTGATAGTCACATCTCAAGCCAACTTCTCTCCTTGTATCTCTCTCCTATCCTCTTCCCGAAGCTTGGTTACCGGTTTCCTTTGTAAGCGCCGCCCCTCTCGACCTTGAGGTAGCCAccacctaggtaggtaggcttaGCGACGACCCATGTCCAACTCCCACTGAGACAAACCTTCGGCTGCTGACTGTCCAGAACCCTCCGCCGTTGCcgtttcctttcccttctcttccaaatgctcctcctcttccctatCTACCCCCTCCCAAAACTGCGCCTCATCCGCCACGTGCAATAAGTTCCACCTGCCGATGGGCAACCGGTCCTGGCCAAGCGGGCCACCGGAGAAGGGTTTGATGCCGTAGCGGTGGCGGAAATCGTGCTCGTCAACTGGTCGCTCCACATACACGGCCTCTTCTCAAGAACGGGTAAAGGGCGAGATGAGCACGACGGAATCGCCGCGAACGAAGAGCATTTCGGACTTGCGGGAGATGGTCTGCCTTTTTGTTAGTATATGAGAGTGACGGAAAGGGAAAGCAAAAAAGACAAACGAGGTATgagaaggaaaggggaaggagggtgGGTATAATGGGAAAGGGGTGAGAGGTGGTTTGACGAGAGAGTGGCGGTGGGTAAGTGAAAAGATGGCATACCTTCaggtcatcctcctcggtatcttcatcatccacgACGTAAATGGTCTCTTCGACTTCCCCGAGGACAAGGTTGCAATGGGAGTCGTAGGCCTACATCACAGTATCCGAGTTAGCAATGAGttcgggtggtggtgagtgaGGCGTAACGGGAAAGATGTGACGACTGAAAAGGGGATATGTAAACATAAGAGTGGACTTACGTGCAGACGGCCCTTGAGCTCCCGATCACCTCTCAGCTTGACGCAGACAACCTCGTCAAGCAAAAGGCGGACGAGGTCCATGGGCTCGGAAACAGAGCCGGCATCTTCTACTGCGTCGGCCATTTTGTGTGATGTGTGATATCAAAAGAGCCAAAAATAAATAACgagtgaagagagagaaaaaaaaatgaagttGGCGTTGTGTtcctgttgttgatggcggGGACCTCAGCTGCAGCGCCCTGGAACGATGATGAGTGAGTCCAGTGCCAGTGACGGACGGCGGGGGGTTTCCATGCCTGCCCGATTGGAAGCGCTCGCTTCGGTGCGAATTGAGGTCAGTGCCAGCTGGTCGCATGCCAAGAGCAACTGAAGCAGCCCGACGCACTGACCGCTTCCGAAGTGGAAGCTTGACCGGTTCTTAAACGCTTATGCCAGAGCTTCGGCTGGGCAAGGTCTTGGCAGGAACAGGCGCCCAAAGTGACAACAGGCCTTCCCCGGATTTGCAAAGGCGGGCATCGCGAGATCCATCGCACTTCTCCTCTTTGAGTTAGCGGGGTTGACTTACACCTCGACTTCAGTTAGTACCTAGGCACGCCCACCAGGGCACTCAGCTCCCCTTCAACACCACGGCCGAGCTTCAATTGCGGACGAAAGTCGCCAATGGGGGTGGTGTACAACGCCGTCAACCCCAATTTGCAACCCAATGGCTGCCCTTCTCTCCTGTCGTGGGGTTCGAGTTCCTTCTCCGAAATCTCGACGACTAGCCTCCGCCGTCAACAAGCTCCAGAAGCTCCCCCATTCTACGACCCAAACAGCAAAACCCATCTCAGCAATTCCATACCCAGGCAACTTTGCCCACCATGGATTCGGTCACCAACTTGACGGACCTCGACAGCCCCTCGAGCAAGatgagctcctcctcctccgaaccCTTCTCGCAAGACCCGTCGTCGCAAAGAAGCCACCTGTGACAAAACGGTCGCCTTGGATAGACGGCTTCACCGCGGCCTTCAGACAACCCCACAAAATGCTCACTTATTTCAAGGAGAACAAACTCGAGATCCTTCAACTTCCACCAACAGCATTCAGCGAACTTCTCCGCTCCGTTGACCCCGTCGAAGCCGTTCACAAAGACCAAGATCCGTTAGGAGACATATGGGTCGACCCAGCCATGGCCGATTGGTCCCCTTTGGGGGCTCTGGTCAATAATTACGGCgtcagaaaaagaaacaccGACCTTTACCCCCTAGTTCACGAAGCTGCCTTTCGTCGATTCCGCTCGGgttctccccttcttttGTCCGACTACAAAGTCCTGCTGCGATGCGCCGGATCGATTTCGGACCCCCTCTTGGCTCGCAAGATCTGGTTCCACATGAACGTCTCTGAAAAGATGTGGGAGCGCCAGACGGACCTGTATGCCGAATTTCTCAAGGCCCGGTTCTTGACGGAACCGTTGTATACCCAACACAACCGGCATGACTTCCGCGTCAAGCCTGTAAACCTCTTTCCCGAGCAGCGGTTTCTGCCGTACTTCACGCCTGACAACTTGTCTCAGCTGCGACAGATGAACTTTGACAAGACCAACAAGCGGCTGGACAGGTTTGGGCAGAATCCTGGCGCAGAGCACAAGGTGGATTATCTGATGAGGATGTTACGGCGGACTTCACCCGTCGATCTCGTCTTTGGCACCGCGCGAAACCGGTTACATCTACTGTCAGAAGAGTTCGTCTGCGCTGCTCTCATCGCCTACGCCAGGACAGGGGTAATGGAAGACGTACAGTCCGTTCTATACTTTAACTACAAGATTGATGTCTCTGGCTCCATCGAAACCGGCGACTTGAAGATCACCGGCGGGCGGCGAGACTTTCTGCCTGGCTCGCCCATGGCTCCTACCACCCGTCTTTTGCAGACAATCGCCACCTGTTATGGGTCGAACGGCATGATAGCCATGGCGTGCAAGATGCTCGACCACGTTTCTGCCGTGTACCGCCTTTCGATTCCCCCATCAGTCTGGTTCGAACTGCTTGAATGGGCCTACATTCACACCTCTCCTCGGGCGGCAAAAGAGTGGAAGATCGTTTCGATCCCCGGCCGCCGACTACACCGCAACGCAGTTCAACTAATCTGGGACACTATGACCTCCCCTCCTTACAACGCCACACCCGGCTTCCCGCAATACAAAATATACGTCGAATGGCTGATCAAAAACAACAAGATCGAGCGCGCCATACAAATTATGCTCGACCTCGAGCCTGTCTACCGCAAGCAAGTGGAAGAGCTACAATCCCTCTACCCCTTGCACGCTCTCGACCAAGCAGCCTTCAGCCACTCCCCAGCGCACGACACCCTCCTCTGGGAGAAAACCCTGCTCCGGAAAGACTACATCGTCCACACCTTTGCCAAGTggtcctccctcctcttcaagcGCATAAAATCCCCCGTCCATCTCCCCGGTCCCAACAAACCCACGGCCAAGGTCAAGATCTTCCCCTCCCACGACATCTCCACCCGTCTGATTCCGCAACTCATCCATGCCTTCCCAGGCCTGTTGCCCGATACGATTCACTACGAGATTCCCACGGGCGTAGTGCGTTTTAAGCGCGGGGTGGGAGCGCCGCAAGGGTTCAGAGCGGAAAAGAGGTGGACCGAAGTCCGcaaggcggcggtggtgagtATGGATTTGAGGTCAGAGACTGCGAGGGGGTTCAATAGACTGCGAGAACAGAGTTTGGACCTTCTCAAGGCGGAGAAGTTGCAGAGGGCGGCGGGCGAGACGGTGGAGACGTTGAGGCCGAGGGcggtgaagagggagggtTTGGAGcagatggtggaggagatACTAGGGATGGATGAGATGGCacggagggagaaggaagaggaacaaAGGCAGATGGAGCAAGGTGTGATGGGTGAGGTAAgacggaagggaaggagtatcgaagaagaagggaagaggctggagagaaagagggcagagatggtgttgaggttgttgacgTAGGTGGTTTTGAGGTTGGACGGGCTGTGTCCGAGGCTGAACAGCAAGGGCGCATGGGCTGGTTGCAGTATTGGTATTTTCTCTTGGCTGTGGTGGATTTGGAGGGGGATTACGACTTGATGAGGAAAAGTGTTTTGCCAATATAGATACCCGAAGAGCGCATGTTTTTTCCAAACTGCCGACGCCCTGATGCTTTCTTTCCATAGGAGCTTCCTCCCCCGTTAACTATACTCATCTCTTCGGCTATAGCCGCCGTTTCCGATCTTTCCGTCCTAACCAACATTAGAAAGCAATCCTCATTCATCCCCATCACTCATTGAGGAATCTTAGTTGTCGGCCGTAGCTGGCTGAACAACCTCCCTGAACAAACTATTCACATACATATACCTACTCAGGCCAATCCACCCATACCTGAACCACCTCATCTGGCTCACATGTGCCTTGGTCATGGCCGCCCACGCCTTGTCCACACTCGCCCATCCCTCGCCAGGAATAAGGTTGTTCATAAACACCAAGCCGCCCGGCCTTTCGTGTTTGTCCTTTTTCGTGATACCCGCTGACCATGCCCATTCCAACAGTGTAGGAAGGGCGTCCAGGATCCCGCTATATTTGCGCGGCAGAGAGAGCGTGGGAAGTGTGTAAAGATCcacctgcccctgccccttttccttgttcTTCCCGGCCGTAGCAGCCAACAACTGACTCACAAACAACCTAGCGCCATGGTAGAGGGAAATGTGATTTGGATGTCCCGAGATTCCGTGCTTGTCGaaagtgatgatggtgtcgaTTGTGGCCTTCACTTCCGCCTTTCCAGCACCTCCCTTGTTCTTGGATGATCGCGAGGCGCTGGCAGAAGCGATGTTGGTGGTCTCTTTGAGTTCGGGAGCGAAAGCCGAGGCTAGCAAGTGGGAAATGCGCTCGGGGTCCCAGGATGTAGTCATGCTATCGGGGAAAAAGGGCGAGTCGATCACAAAGACGTCGGAGGGGGAGCGGAGGCCGAGGTAAGTGCCGGAAGTGGCGAGTTCGCGCTTGCGCGTGGGACCGAGGCCTTCGGCATCGCCTGTTGTTCGGGGCTGGTTAGCAATTGTTGGTGGGAAGGCAGAAAAAGATGGGCAAAGGTCGGATGGACGGAATAGGAGCACTTACCGCTGCTCAAACACAGAATCTTGATATGGTTGCCCGTCTCCGGCCTCGTGAGCGCCAGCACGGTCGGCGCAAAGAACATGGCCTCATCGTCCGGGTGGGCAATCAGCAGGCATATGCGCTTGTTGCGCAGGACGGGGAAACGTGTGGCGACGATGGAGACGGTGTAGATGTAGAGCGAGGGGATCACCACGGCGGCCAGGCTGAGGGCTGTTAGCCAGTTCATGGCGGCGCtggctgttgttggcgaCCGGGACTTGGTTGGACTCGGATGATGGCCGGAAGAAGTTGGGGTCGTAGCGTCATGACGCGGTGGTGAGTGGTGGCAGCGGGTGATCCCCTGAAGCTTGGGCGCTATTCGTGGTGTGGATGTGAGGCAAGCAGGGCGGGgatatctttattttatcGAGGTCCCGCTCGGGCCCGTTTCCACTTGGGAGATGGCGGGCCCGGGCCCGGGTCAGTTATGTACAATGGATACTATCAGGTGCCTGTACTGTTCTCCAGCACAAGTGGACGTTAACGGACTTCTCTATATACTTACAGCAGCTGGGCGGGTTAAGAATCCGGGTAGGGTGTTAGTATCTTTCGCGGGCGCTCTCCACGTAAAAGGTTCTCGCACTACCAGTCTGCTAACGCACGGACTGAAACCAGGGTTTTCGCCCGCaaaagaattattagtactatttaaatttcacGCTTTTTCTATTAGTACATTCCTATACACCTATTTTTCGCGCCTTCGTATACTTTTCGTATAATTaatcaataatattaacagCCAAACCTCCGATATACCTCCTCGATATTCCCGTACAATTATTACAAACCCTATAAATCCTCCTTCGTATACTAAAGGGAGGTTATAAAGAGTTGTAAATAACTCCcaaactttatattatactacttactacgagaataaatctatttcaACCTTCTATTTTAGTACCCGTAATACGCCTTATAGAATATACGTTCTATATACCGATATTGTAAggactttatatatatagtagcaGACCGAGCGGTAAAAAGTTCAAGTAAAAGCGGACCGAGCAGCAGTAGTATAAGGAATACCCAATTTAATTGTAGTAAATGTATAGGGGTTATAGCGAAGGGAACCAAATATTTGGATCCctcttaatagtatttaagcCACCCCTTACGCCGATTTAGGCCCTATAaacgttatatataaatcttaCAGTacgaaatattaattaaataaacggTTTACTATCCGTATACCCCTTTTTCGGCTATTAAATTCCTACTAACCCCTAATAAGGGCACTTCTATAAAAAATCCCAAATTTAGtagctactatatataggaagatattaatttagaactATAGAAACCGCTACCTACTTTCTTATATTCGTTACTAAAAGGTAACAATCAACAGGCCTAaaacttctaaaataaaCTACGgcactataataatacctttacttttatatttatacaataTACTAAGAAACCGTACAATAGTAGTAACAGGCCTAAAGacttctaaatataaggcgctttatactactattatagtccTTTACAATCTAGACCGGGCTAATTTcctaaatatacctaattatatatctataaccTAATAATCCTGGATACTACGTAAATTCAAATTAGCTATCGCTTACAAGCCTTTACGGacttaaattttaaattcgtaGCGGATTTTACCtcttttctatattataacaATCTATACgtagaatagtataatactattaaagagcgtttaaatatttattagataaaTAACGTTTAAAttgaaataaatatataaatatatttatagttagtagttTAGTAAGGTATTAATTGGAGGCGTAAAAaccttcctataattaataaaataattataatcctccctaatatatttaataaataggatagggTACGGGAGGACGGTACAATTAGCTCCGTacggtttattatatttaataaacgtagTTCTAACCGGTTTTAATACATTCTAGTaacctatagtatatactttCCTTTAGTATACCCATTAATATTTCCTTATAGGGACTACGGCTTCCACTTTATACTAAGAAAGACGGTTTACAATCTACGTAAAGACCTTCGAATAAAGTGGAATAAGTAGTATCGGTACTGTTTATTCCCGCGCATAGGCTAAGAGGATAtcccctttctatttaaatatttattttagtaatagttaataaacgTATATACTGTAAAcgattagaataaattagattGGTTCCGGTACTACTAGACTAAAATCCGAGTAGAATTGTACCAATATTTAACagattagatttatattgtaGATACCTAAGAAATTGATAGCCGTACTACCTCAAATATCGGCCAGAGAGTTATCCTTCCCgcaaattatactaataatacctattactaaaccaaatattattagaactctataattattacccataaatttaataaactaacgttctttattataataactataaacttATACTAGCCggaagtataaattaaactGAATAGTCTCAATTATATAGAGCGCCCGGATATTGTAAGCCGAATATTCAATTTGAAGGCGAACGCACtgataaaggaaataaaggACGGTCTTttcaatatatatacaagTATTATATAGACTTTAGAATTCTAGAAACGTagccttctatattagtatatattggTATTCTTGGATATAAAGTCCTAGTAGGcttatttaaaattgtaAGTAATAGATTACATTATCCGAATAGAATTTCTACTACCTAAGGAAGACCCGGACGGGCGGCTTATAGAACTACTAAagacctttataatttacaatcTTTATAGTACGGATAACCTAAATACTTTGTATATAGTTACGAGTAAGAAAGATAGGAGAGGTATCCCGTAGTATAGAAAGCGCTACCCTAAGCCGTATACTAagtaaactactattaaatataccggTTACCTTTCTTATAAACGCCgcaataatagtatttacatTATAAAAAGGTCTAATAGCCGggatattcctatatacaataatataattatactatataatccgtacttaattttaaagtattagtattatattaatatagaggtttGCTCTACTATAGATACCGTAAagtatatctataaatatatttacaaaaGTACTAATCGGACTACTCTAGAGCTTGCGGAGCCGAATAAAgtgaaatagtatatatttatataatatattaatcctataaaagcacttatatatattatagaataattattatacgagGAATATCCAACCGTTATACTACTCCTTATCTACTTAAAAGATAATCcgattattactttatatactagCTTAAATCTAAATCAAATAGCCTAATGGGCCAAGCGGGCCGTacaaactatatttaaatccttctttaaatataatatagtacatCCTAACGGCCTGAATCGTAACGTTCTATATATAGATTTCCCCTCTAAGTACGTttagaaggaggatattcgTATATAGCGGCTACGTTAAAAGGGTATTACTATCGgctagatttattatatccctcCT
Proteins encoded in this region:
- a CDS encoding U6 small nuclear ribonucleoprotein — encoded protein: MADAVEDAGSVSEPMDLVRLLLDEVVCVKLRGDRELKGRLHAYDSHCNLVLGEVEETIYVVDDEDTEEDDLKTISRKSEMLFVRGDSVVLISPFTRS
- a CDS encoding GTP-binding protein 1, with protein sequence MASKQAPHERRKGEAALSDFAEYVERQQALRYPNKAAQSQTATTSAATGPSSTLSSKIAPEVEHHAELDDILDSLNLSEPGPRIRLRDLLLSAPDDDASLQKLADIVGERLDEGHGESVFDIGFENHGESLKLTKEDWEVAYKRLSQAAAQIDADCQLLLTKNLGGDLDGTPTRDGDVSGKVMIRRRPSAAEEVIETRIAVVGNVDAGKSSMLGVLVKGDLDDGRGRARVNLFRHKHEIETGRTSSVGMEIMGFDSHGQTILSDTPGRKLSWEEIGKRSAKVITFTDLAGHERYLRTTVFGLLSSSPNYCLLMVAANNGLIGMSKEHLGIALALNVPIMVVITKIDICPPNILEQTITQITRILKSPGARKIPIFIKNHEECINTATQFVSQRICPIFQVSNVTGENLSLVRSFLNILPHHGRYDADAPFEFHVNDTFSVPHVGTVVSGIVKSGVIHAGDEVYLGPDGLGKFTTTAIRSIERKRIGVPAASAGQSASFALKRVKRKDVRKGMVVLSKTESGPPKVYREFIAEVLILSHATTIKTKYQAMLHVGPVSQTCAIIDVDRPFIRTGDRATVAFRFVQRPEYLVPGDRLLFREGRTKGLGIVKSVGYDPERPLGGVNVGEGGDKVAAGVEDVKHEGGGNEVKVGA
- a CDS encoding phosphatidylinositol glycan class L → MNWLTALSLAAVVIPSLYIYTVSIVATRFPVLRNKRICLLIAHPDDEAMFFAPTVLALTRPETGNHIKILCLSSGDAEGLGPTRKRELATSGTYLGLRSPSDVFVIDSPFFPDSMTTSWDPERISHLLASAFAPELKETTNIASASASRSSKNKGGAGKAEVKATIDTIITFDKHGISGHPNHISLYHGARLFVSQLLAATAGKNKEKGQGQVDLYTLPTLSLPRKYSGILDALPTLLEWAWSAGITKKDKHERPGGLVFMNNLIPGEGWASVDKAWAAMTKAHVSQMRWFRYGWIGLSRYMYVNSLFREVVQPATADN